Proteins from one Flavobacterium sp. N2038 genomic window:
- the acs gene encoding acetate--CoA ligase, which translates to MSYYKIENLEQYFKHYNKSIREPRKFWGKIAEENFTWYQQWEKVVDFNMGDAEVKWFTEAKVNITKNCIDRHLSKRGEKTAIIFEPNDPSEEALHITYNELYERVSKMANVLREQGVRKGDRVCIYLPMIPELAVAVLACARIGAIHSVVFAGFSASAVSARINDCECKMVITSDGGYRGNKTIDLKGIVDEALESCPSVTKVLVAKRTKTEVKMKEGRDEWLQPLLDAAMDNSVAEIMDAEDPLFILYTSGSTGKPKGMVHTTAGYMVYTAYTFKNVFSHEENDIFWCTADIGWITGHSYILYGPLLNGGTTVIFEGVPSYPDFSRFWDIIEKHKITQFYTAPTAIRSLAKESLDYIQKYPLKSLKVIGSVGEPINEEAWHWFNDHVGDKRCPVVDTWWQTETGGIMISPIAFVTPTKPTYATLPLPGIQPVLMDEKRNEIEGNQVVGSLCIKFPWPGIARTIWGDHQRYKDTYFSAFPGKYFTGDGALRDEVGYYRITGRVDDVVIVSGHNLGTAPIEDAINEHPAVAESAIVGFPHDIKGNALYGFVILKETGEVRDRSNLSKEINQYISDHIGPIAKLDKIQFVSGLPKTRSGKIMRRILRKIAEGDFSNFGDTSTLLNPEIVDEIKKDRI; encoded by the coding sequence ATGAGTTATTATAAAATTGAAAATTTAGAACAATATTTTAAACATTACAATAAGTCAATAAGGGAGCCAAGAAAATTTTGGGGTAAAATCGCAGAAGAAAATTTTACATGGTACCAACAATGGGAGAAAGTAGTTGATTTTAATATGGGGGATGCTGAAGTAAAATGGTTTACGGAAGCTAAGGTTAATATCACAAAAAACTGTATTGATAGACATTTAAGCAAAAGAGGCGAAAAAACGGCAATCATTTTTGAACCGAATGATCCTTCTGAAGAAGCTTTACATATAACATATAATGAACTATACGAACGAGTTTCAAAAATGGCGAATGTTTTGCGTGAGCAAGGTGTTCGTAAAGGAGACAGAGTTTGTATTTATTTACCAATGATTCCAGAGCTTGCTGTAGCTGTTTTAGCTTGTGCAAGAATTGGAGCGATACATTCGGTTGTTTTTGCCGGGTTTTCGGCTTCAGCAGTTTCTGCAAGAATTAATGACTGTGAATGTAAAATGGTTATTACTTCTGACGGAGGTTACAGAGGAAATAAAACAATTGATCTTAAAGGGATTGTAGATGAAGCTTTAGAATCTTGTCCTTCAGTAACTAAAGTTTTAGTAGCTAAAAGAACTAAAACTGAAGTAAAAATGAAAGAAGGTCGTGACGAATGGTTACAGCCTTTATTAGATGCAGCTATGGATAATAGTGTTGCAGAAATTATGGATGCTGAAGATCCTTTATTTATCTTGTATACTTCAGGATCTACGGGTAAACCAAAAGGGATGGTGCATACCACAGCCGGATATATGGTTTACACAGCCTATACTTTTAAAAATGTTTTTAGTCACGAAGAAAATGATATTTTCTGGTGTACTGCAGATATCGGATGGATCACAGGTCACTCTTATATATTATACGGACCATTATTGAATGGTGGAACAACAGTTATTTTTGAAGGAGTTCCATCTTACCCGGATTTTAGCCGTTTTTGGGATATTATCGAAAAACATAAAATCACACAATTTTATACAGCGCCAACAGCGATTCGCTCATTAGCAAAAGAAAGTTTAGATTATATTCAAAAATATCCTCTAAAATCGCTTAAAGTTATTGGATCTGTTGGAGAGCCAATTAACGAAGAGGCTTGGCACTGGTTCAATGACCACGTGGGAGATAAGAGATGTCCGGTGGTAGATACATGGTGGCAAACCGAAACTGGAGGAATTATGATTTCGCCAATTGCTTTTGTAACACCAACAAAACCAACCTATGCAACTTTGCCATTACCTGGAATTCAGCCTGTTTTGATGGATGAGAAACGTAACGAAATCGAAGGAAATCAAGTTGTGGGTAGTTTATGTATTAAATTCCCATGGCCTGGAATCGCCAGAACAATCTGGGGAGATCATCAACGTTACAAAGACACTTATTTTTCTGCTTTCCCTGGGAAATATTTTACAGGAGACGGAGCTTTAAGAGATGAAGTTGGTTATTACAGAATTACCGGTAGGGTAGATGATGTAGTAATTGTTTCCGGACATAATTTAGGAACAGCTCCTATTGAAGATGCGATCAACGAGCATCCTGCAGTTGCTGAATCTGCTATTGTTGGATTCCCACATGACATAAAAGGAAATGCTTTGTATGGTTTTGTAATTCTAAAAGAAACTGGAGAAGTTAGAGATCGATCAAATTTAAGTAAAGAGATTAATCAGTATATTTCGGATCATATTGGGCCAATTGCAAAATTAGATAAAATTCAGTTTGTGTCTGGTTTACCAAAAACGCGTTCAGGAAAAATCATGCGTAGAATTTTGCGTAAAATAGCCGAAGGTGATTTCTCTAACTTTGGAGATACGTCAACTTTGTTGAATCCGGAGATTGTAGACGAAATTAAAAAAGACAGAATTTAA
- the ilvN gene encoding acetolactate synthase small subunit — MEDKTFTISVYSENNVGLLNRISGIFLKRHINILSLNVSESEIENVSRFIIVVNTTEKWVQNIVGQIEKQIEVIKAFYHTDEETIYLENALFKIQSSLLFDEKQIQNIIKDSQSTIVTVSRDFFVISKSGRRSEIEELYAKFKPYGIMQFVRSGRISVSKEKMEISTMLETFK, encoded by the coding sequence ATGGAAGATAAAACATTTACCATATCGGTATATTCAGAAAATAATGTAGGATTGTTGAATAGAATATCGGGGATATTCTTAAAGCGACACATTAATATATTAAGTTTAAACGTTTCAGAATCAGAAATAGAGAATGTTTCCAGATTTATTATTGTGGTAAACACAACTGAAAAATGGGTTCAGAATATTGTTGGACAAATCGAAAAGCAAATTGAAGTTATAAAAGCTTTTTATCATACAGATGAAGAAACTATTTATCTAGAGAATGCTTTGTTTAAAATTCAATCCAGTTTGTTGTTTGATGAAAAGCAGATTCAGAATATTATTAAAGACAGCCAGTCTACTATTGTTACGGTTTCTAGAGATTTCTTTGTGATTTCTAAATCTGGAAGACGTTCAGAAATAGAAGAATTATATGCAAAATTCAAACCTTACGGCATTATGCAGTTTGTACGTTCTGGAAGAATTTCGGTTTCTAAAGAAAAAATGGAAATCTCAACAATGCTCGAAACATTCAAGTAA
- the ilvB gene encoding biosynthetic-type acetolactate synthase large subunit, which yields MRISGAEAVIRCLLEEGVDLVYGYPGGAIMPVYDELYKFQDQLHHVLVRHEQGATHAAQGYARATGKVGVAIATSGPGATNLVTGIADAQIDSTPMVCITGQVGKHLLGSDAFQETDIIGISTPVTKWNYQITEASEIPEIIAKAFYIARSGRPGPVLIDITKNAQFDEFDYSYEKCAGIRSYTPVPKLKLDKVAEAAALINSAKKPFIVFGQGIILGKAEAEFKALVEKSGIPAAWTILGLSALPTDHPLNVGMLGMHGNYGPNLLTNECDVLIAFGMRFDDRVTGKLSTYAKQAKVIHFEIDPAEIDKNVKTEVAVLGDVKESLAALLPLIDAKSHDLWHNEFKELHKIEYDSVIKEELNPTNGKGISMGETLEMINKHSKGDAIIVSDVGQHQMFACRYAKFNSSKSNITSGGLGTMGFALPAAIGAKMGKPEREVVAIIGDGGFQMTIQELGTIFQTQVPVKIVVLNNEFLGMVRQWQELFFDNRYASTKMINPNFVAIAEGYHIKSKKVTQREDLDAAVAEMLASKDSYFLEVMVEKENNVFPMIPTGACVSEIRLS from the coding sequence ATGAGAATATCAGGGGCAGAAGCCGTTATAAGATGTTTATTAGAAGAAGGAGTAGATTTGGTTTATGGCTATCCGGGTGGGGCTATTATGCCGGTTTACGATGAATTATATAAATTCCAGGATCAGTTACACCATGTTTTAGTACGTCACGAGCAAGGTGCAACTCATGCAGCTCAGGGTTATGCAAGAGCTACAGGAAAAGTTGGTGTGGCAATTGCAACATCTGGGCCGGGGGCAACAAATTTAGTCACTGGAATTGCAGATGCGCAGATCGATTCAACTCCTATGGTTTGTATCACAGGACAAGTTGGAAAACATTTGTTAGGTTCTGATGCTTTTCAGGAAACCGATATTATTGGTATTTCGACTCCTGTAACAAAATGGAATTATCAAATTACAGAAGCTTCTGAGATTCCTGAAATAATTGCAAAAGCATTTTATATTGCACGTTCTGGACGTCCAGGGCCTGTATTGATTGATATTACTAAAAATGCTCAGTTTGACGAGTTTGATTATAGTTATGAAAAATGTGCAGGAATTAGAAGTTATACTCCGGTTCCTAAATTAAAATTAGATAAAGTGGCTGAAGCTGCTGCTTTGATTAATAGTGCTAAAAAACCTTTTATTGTTTTTGGGCAAGGGATTATTTTGGGTAAAGCTGAAGCTGAATTTAAAGCTTTGGTTGAAAAATCTGGAATTCCGGCTGCCTGGACAATTTTAGGACTTTCGGCCTTACCAACAGATCACCCGTTAAATGTAGGAATGCTTGGAATGCACGGAAATTACGGCCCGAATTTATTAACGAATGAATGTGATGTTTTAATTGCATTCGGAATGCGTTTTGATGATCGTGTTACGGGTAAATTAAGTACTTATGCGAAACAGGCAAAAGTAATTCACTTTGAAATAGATCCGGCAGAGATTGATAAAAATGTGAAAACTGAAGTCGCTGTATTAGGAGATGTAAAAGAATCTTTAGCGGCTTTACTTCCTTTGATTGATGCAAAATCGCACGATTTATGGCATAATGAATTCAAAGAATTGCACAAAATCGAGTACGATTCTGTTATAAAAGAAGAATTAAACCCAACAAACGGTAAAGGAATTTCGATGGGTGAAACTCTTGAAATGATTAATAAACACTCAAAAGGAGATGCTATTATTGTTTCAGATGTTGGTCAGCATCAAATGTTTGCATGTCGTTATGCAAAATTTAATTCATCAAAAAGTAATATCACTTCCGGCGGATTAGGTACAATGGGATTTGCTCTTCCGGCAGCTATTGGTGCAAAAATGGGAAAACCTGAACGTGAGGTTGTTGCTATTATTGGCGATGGCGGATTCCAGATGACCATTCAGGAATTGGGAACTATTTTTCAAACTCAGGTTCCGGTAAAAATTGTGGTTTTAAACAATGAATTTTTAGGAATGGTGCGTCAATGGCAGGAATTGTTTTTTGACAATAGATATGCTTCAACAAAAATGATTAATCCAAACTTTGTTGCTATTGCAGAAGGGTATCATATTAAATCTAAAAAAGTAACACAAAGAGAGGATTTAGATGCAGCTGTGGCAGAAATGCTGGCTTCAAAAGATTCTTATTTCTTAGAAGTTATGGTGGAAAAAGAGAATAATGTTTTCCCTATGATTCCAACCGGAGCTTGTGTTTCAGAAATTAGATTAAGCTAA